TTAAGAAACCCAAAATTATACCAAAACCTTGAAATATCTCCCATCAAACAAAACATAAATATCAATATCTCATCTGACTACTCCGGCTCGGCAGTCGGTGGCAGGCTGTCAGGTCCAGTCAACCGCCGGTGGGTAAACATCACTAGCACTGTAGCACATGATTGGAACGGCCACTCGAAATCCCGCATTCCAACGTCTCCAGCGTCAATCCGCGTTCCCGTCGTTGCAGTAACCTCCACAATCCATACCCCACGGCCACGCGTCATGGTCCGATTGCTTCTTCCGCCATCGCTCTCGTCGCAATTGCACTTCACATCCGTCTACCTGGACCGAATCTGTCTTCCGCGGGTCACCGCTTGCGGCGAGACGGCGACACCGACGTCCCGTTCCAGCAGCggcagcagagagagagagagagagaggagctctgATTGTACTGCGCAGTGTGCCTATATACCAGTAACTACCGTAGCTGCTCTGTTCGGATAACGAAATCCAGAAATTTACAGTCCTTTCGCGATCGATCACGCCGGTCAAGCCTCGGTTCTTCACAGACGTCCACATCGCTGCGTCGCAAGCGTCAAAACTGATTCTGCAAAACAACAGACGTGGAAGCTCCCATGCTGGACCCGGGCGCGCACCAAAGTCTAAGGACTAGAAGATGGCCTGTTCTAATCGCTCGAGAGTGGAGAGACAACACGAGCGTGATTTGACGCAGGAAGACCCCAACAACCAAGTCGTGCCTATCTTGTTTCCAGAAGAGGATTTTTACAGTATATCTAAATAAATGCATACCATTCATTTTCTTCATCTAGTGGTTTAGATTGGTCTAATGATACTATATTgcccatcagtatcatgggtatcattaaagagtattatgggtatcataagagtaggattggaaaaaaaaaactatgataaacttgtaaattatatatttaattagggaagatcaaaatattagtttattcttcggataagctttcacttattctgttcattttatttattagggttttcaccctcCGTCGGTCAGTCGATGATAGGTGGTGAaagtccgaagtccggtcagtcaatgacgtaattacccctaaaggtatcaagataattacaataatacctactaaaatggacggttggatcacaacaatgatactctctaTCATCTTAGTATCATGATGTACGGTAAAGATTCTCTTCCCGAATACTCGTTTGGACTGATCGGCGGCTGCTCAATGCTGGTTTCTGGTTATAAAACTGCAAGCAGCAGAGCGCGACTGCCCTACAACGCACCAAATTTGTAGAGCTCTTTTTGCTAGTGGTTGCCATGGTTGACATGAGGTGCACGCGCTCCCTTCTCGCCGGCGTCCTCCTCGCTGGCTTGATCGGCGTCGCCGTACTCGGCGCCGGTGACGACCAGTTCGTCTACACGGGCTTCACCGGCGCGCCGCTCTCCCTGGACGGCACGGCCATCATCACGCGGACCGGGCTCCTCGAGCTGACCAACGGCACGGCCCAGCTCCAGGGCCACGCGGTGCACCCGACGCCGCTCCGGTTCCAGAGGACGCCCGGCGGCCCCGTTCGCTCCTTCTCGGCGTCGTTCGTGTTCGGCATCATCCCGCCCTACTCTGACCTGAGCGGCCACGGCATCGTATTCTTCGTCGGGAAGGACAACTTCTCGTCCGCGCTGCCCAGCCAGTACCTGGGCCTCCTCAACTCCCAGAACAACGGCAACGCCACCAACCACATCTTCGGCGTCGAGCTCGATACCATTCAGAGCACCGAGTTCAAGGACCCCAACGACAACCATGTTGGCATCGACATCAACAGCCTCAAGTCCGCCAGTGTGAATACCGCCGGCTACTACGACGACAATACCGGTGCGTTCCACAACTTGTCCCTGATCAGCGGCAAGCCCATGCAAGTCTGGGTGGATTACGACGGCGAGTCCACGCAGATCAACGTGTTCTTGGCTCCCCTGAAGATGGCCAAGCCTTCGAAGTCTTTGGTGTCGGCCACGCACAACCTCTCGGAAGTGCTCGTGGACCCGGCGTACGTTGGCTTCTCGTCCTCGACGGGCACAGTAAGGTCGTTCCACTACGTTCTCGGCTGGAGCTTTGCCATGGACGGCCCTGCTCCGGCCATAGACATCGCCAGCCTGCCCAAGCTGCCAAGGTTTGGCCCGAAGGCACGGTCCAAGGTCTTGGATATTGTGTTGCCAATAGCCACCGCGGCGTTCGTCCTCAGCGTGGTCGTCGTTGTGGTTCTGCTCGTCCGGAGGCGGCTGAAGTACGCCGAGGTGCGAGAGGATTGGGAGGTTGAGTTCGGTCCACACCGATTCTCATACAAGGACTTGTTTCGCGCAACAGAGGGATTCAAGAGCAAGATGCTGCTTGGAATCGGAGGATTTGGGAGAGTGTACAAGGGAGTGCTTCCAAAATCCAAATTGGAGGTTGCGGTCAAGAGGGTGTCACACGAATCAAGACAGGGTATAAAGGAGTTCGTCGCGGAGGTTGTTAGCATTGGCCGTCTCAGACACCGCAACCTTGTGCAGTTGCTCGGTTACTGCCGAAGGAAAGGTGAACTTCTTTTGGTTTACGACTACATGCCGAATGGGAGTCTTGATAAATACTTATACGGACACGAGGATAAGGCCACTCTGGATTGGGCACAGAGGTTCCGAATCATCAAAGGTGTCGCATCAGGCTTGCTATACATCCATGAAGATTGGGAGCAAGTTGTCATCCACCGCGACATCAAGGCGAGCAATGTCCTACTCGATAGTGAGATGAACGGGCGGCTAGGAGACTTTGGTCTCGCAAGGTTGTATGACCATGGAGCTGACCCGCAGACAACCCATGTCGTGGGCACCATGGGTTACCTTGCCCCAGAGCTGGCACGAACAGGAAAAGCTTCCCCTCTCACCGATGTGTTTGCCTTTGGTGCCTTCATCCTTGAAGTCACCTGTGGGCGGAGACCTGTGGAGCAGAGCATGTCAGACAGCCGACTCATGCTGGTTGATTGGGTGCTCGAGCACTGGCAGAAGGAATCACTATCTGAGGTGGTTGATGCAAAGCTTCAGGGTAAATACGACGCCGATGAGGCGATCCTGGCGTTGAAGCTAGGGTTGCTGTGTTCGCATCCGTTACCCAGTGTGAGGCCTAGCATGCGGCAGGTCATGCAGTACCTCGAAGGCGACATGCCCTTCCCTGAGCTGACGCCGTCGCACCTAAGCTTCAGCATGCTAACTCTGATGCAGAACGAAGGATTTGATTCGTTTGTCATGTCGGCGTCGCATCCGTCGTCGACGGCGATGAGtatcgggacgatgactggccTCTCCGGAGGGAGATAACATGTGTGTTGTGTTAGGCGTCAGTACGAGTATGAATGCACAAGGGGGTGCCATGAGTATAGCAAGCATTAGTCAGTTCTCTACTTCTCTTGGTTGTAAATCTGTGCAACATTAGTCAGTTCTCTTGGTTGTAAATCTGTGCAATATATGAGTTGGCTGCACTAGTGACATACATGCTGGAAGTACGGTGAATAGTGTATATGTGGCATATCATCTGTACatagctttttttttctaaagtgCAGCCGAAATATATTAAGAGAAAAAaggataaaaacaaaaatactaAGAATTCAAACGACTCTTTTAAGAGtttaaccaacaaaagaagactaaaactTCAGAACGACTAGACAAGTCCGAGTCTCTGAACAATCAAAATGAAGAAACAAACCTACTATAAAGAAAAATAGCTGGTCCTCTAAACCATTTCTCATGCTCGGTTTTTGTGGTCGATGTACTCTTTTGTTTTCTACGTTTTTGTACATTGCTTTTGTAATTAAAAGGTCCATCGTAATGCATTACATAGTGAATATCGAGTATAATAGACCAGATAATGTAACTGGAAAATTTAGCTCCACGAAAATTGTAATTCATTTGACAAATCAAATGCCGATTACATCTGCTCAGTAAGAATCGGAACGCATGACCGTGTGTAAGAATCTGGATACTTGAAAAATCTGTACATGGAGTGAAAGAGACATCTCCATACGGCCATACCTAGTCCAAAATTGCAGCGGAACAAAAATGCCATCGACCTGACTTCAGCCTCACCAAAACTTTCTGGTGCGTATGGAATATTGGTTGCAGCTTTATTTGCGACTGTCTGGATGCTTGCTTTCAAAGAATGCTCGCAAAATACTGATGGTGCGGCAAATACTGATAGTGCGGCGAGGAGTATTTAGGCCTGAAAATACAAATACTCCATTCGTATAAAGTATAGGGCGCGGTTTGATTGTTGGTCAAAGATCAAAAAGTTTGAATCTTGTAATGCGTGCACGAATTATAAAAAGAAATTGAGGGTGTGTCGATCTAATTAATCTCAAGAATAATATAATCTCAAGAGAATATAATTAATCTCACGTCTCATCCTACCTTAATTAATCTTaagaaaatataattacaattagggtgtgtctagatctaattATAAGAATCTCGATAAGTTCTCTGGTGTTTTAAATATTGAAGCTCTTATCAGATGAATCTAAACGTGACACAAATCTATTGTAGATCTTAATGGGTTGTTTTTGTTTCTATTCGACTAGATTTGCTTTATATTGCTTATTCAAATTCTAGCTTGTCTTGGTCCCTtttctcccctctccctctacCTTCGGCGTACTATCccctctccttatatagtcagATTGTGAAGGCATACCATACTTAGAGTTTCTAGGTATAATCTTCTCAGATGGTATTACTTTCTAATATCTAAAGGATCCCTTTCTAATCTGGGTATAGTTTTCATATAGAACATGATAGACTGTGTGGAATATCGACACATACCTTATTTACCCCATGACGATTACAAAACATACCGTATCGAATGAAGAACACGTGTATGATTGTGATCTATCTTCAAGATATACCGTATTTCTAGTAAATCCTTAATTATTAAATCTTCATCAGTCTTACGCATGTGGAACCTCTCCACCACCATGCAATTCCAGTACATGCGCCCCCTCAACACCACCGATGGCAAGGGTCGAGATTGACACGGTGTTCAACTAGGAATTCAACAACATCGACAACAACCATGTCAACATCGACGTCGACAACCTTAGGtattgtaggatcgagagtggCAACTAGAGAGAGGTGAATAAGCGTCTCAACAAATTGCTTACGAAATTGAtaatcttctcctatttgatcaccTAACGTACCTTCACACGAGAATTACAAAAGTACACAACACAAATATGCagcaaaaaaaaactacacctacccaGAAAGTCCGAAGACTCGATAGATGGGACCCGAGAGTCCAAAGTTTCCAGAGATTAcaagaaagatcaaaaaccaaacttgaagatttaATAAAAGATAGGTCTCATGGTTAGAATCGAACACTAAGTTCTACAGCAAATCAATATATGACCTATCCCCATacaaaggttgaatcttgagaaaacatcactcaaggatcaagagatgaacacTGGGTGAAAAAGATCTCTATGATAATGGTCTAAAGGCAAGAGAACTCAAGActctatcatatatatatatgtatgtgaattttatgtctttagcattaAGAATAACAACCTCCCAatgtgttaaaattttagctcaaaaagaaaaacgaaaatcaacatcgaaaaagaaaaacttgcacacaagacaagggaccaagagagggaaactgAAAGGAgcggaattcaagtatatgtaacaaaataaatttcaatactcaaaaagatcagtcctattttaaatgggttacaaagatttttctctcaaaactatCATCTATTACATAGGATAAGCATGCATCCTCGTCTTCTCTAAAACCCAAGCACAATGTTCTCATATGGGTGATACAAGGGACTTAAATGGTTGGTTCCTCTCTCACATAGTcctacccttctatttataggcctaggaaatttGACCCCTTAAGTtacctatttttaaaaaaaatactcatctcttgtagtacacttatACCTATCACCGAGagtattttgttttattttcttctccattcatcgaacgGTTTTAGCGCCTTCACGGCCTGGttttgcctcgacgcaagctttagGATGGTGCAACATACTCCTCaagtcctcccacagttttgaggccaaatcgtgAAActctagcatgcttctcaaagcttGACTAGCCGTCACTTGCTTTCACCAGAAGCAAGCACTCTGATGATGACGTGTATCCTCTGTCTTATGATCTAAACCACctgcaagtctctctcgctcccgatccctcgggctaccttgtcacttgcaccggtatccccttcgcttgattttgtcaacacatcttcttcatcctccatttcatattttgcttgatcttcatgtgtacaactagAATCACCTTTGACTCTGTCTGACCCTCATTGATGATCCGGCACCAAGCAACTGCTTAATCTCGATCACCCgtcatcgaccgtcaagttacatctgtcacctacacaccataaaataaacaaacacatttcttcacaCTTCAAAACATCTTCAAGTTAGCacaaatcaaaaacttcaactcagagcacattttgcagaaaatgtgaacaccggatgttccagtgtaTTCTGCTCCTGAAAACTGAACTATCTGGTAAGTGTAGCACTATTCATtccaggaaaattttgctctctgcaagaaaatgtCAGGTGAAAACTTCCGGTGATCTTATgtccatcaccagataatcAAGCGTGTGCCAATCTATCGAACCACTCTTCTACAACCTCTTTGCAACAAAAGGTCTAGTGCATTCTCCAGTATTCACAAACtcagcatcggaccatccggcgtatataCTCAAACTTGGTGTCAAAAATCTCCTATCTACAGAAAATACTCTAGTGCTCTCTAAGTCCATCGTCAAACCATCCGATGTTTGCTTCTATTTCTACTTTAGCACCGAAAATGCTTCGGTACTCACTTCACcgtaacaccggactatccggtgtggtcaAAAACCCACACACTGAATGTTCCGATGATGTATAATTTCCTAAAATTTGAAACAACCTACTCCAATTCAAAATTTGTTTAGTCATAAATAAGACTACACACAGATAAGTTCATATCAATTAAAATCATTTCAAATATAATGTTAACAATAACTCATCACATACAAAATAAAAGACATCTCAACTTTATTTCTGGCATACGTTGCCATCGGGAGCGGGGTCCTATGACAAAGACGGTGTCTCCGTGTTCCGTCATTGAGCCTCTTCAGTCGTGAGGCCATGCAGGTGTGGGTGGACTACGACAGCCAGGCCATGGTGCTTGACGAGACATTGGAGCCCTTGGGTGTGCCCAAGCCCGAGAAGCCTCTTTTCTCGCGCGTCTTTGACCTCTCTGTGGTGGTGCCCGCGGAAGCGTACGTCGTGTTATGCATCCACTGCGTGCTCGGCTGGATCTTCACATTGGATGACGCCGCATCGCCCATTCGCCCCTGGACACCTCTCAGCTACCTGACTTCCCTCACCCGCTCGAAGCCCAAACAATGGAAGGTGTTGGCCATCGCGCCACCTGTAGCTGCTGTTGTGGCCGCCGTTGTCAACACAATCACTGTCTTCCTGGAGTTTGTGCATCACTGGATGGAGTCCGGGTTTGGCGCGTAACAAATTGCGTACAAGGACTTGTACCATGCAACTGATGGCTTCACGGACAAGAAAGCTGGTAGGGAAATTAAGATGGGTACGGCGAGGTGTAAGGGGTGTTCTTCCAAGATGTAAACTAGAGTTTGATGTGAAGAGGGTGTCCGATGAGTCGAGACAGGGGTTGAAGGTGTGCCGAGTGCCGACGAGGTTGCAAGCATGGGTCGTCTAAGGCACCGGAATCTCGTGCTGCTACTTGGCTATTGCTGGTGGAAAGCAGAGCTATTTTTAGTATACCAGTATATGTCAAATGGTAGCCTCGAGGATTTTCTGCACAACAAAGGGAACATCATGTTGGGATAGGATAAGAGGTTCTGGATGATCAAAGGTACCGTGTTAGGTTTGTTTTACGTACACAAGGAGTGAGAGCAAGCTATCGTTCACAAAGACATCAAACCAAGCAATGTGCTTCTCGACGATAAGATGTACGGTCGACTCGGTGACTTTGGCCTTAGCTTTCAAGATTGTACGACCATACTATTAATTCATCTACCAACCACATGTTACCTAGCC
The nucleotide sequence above comes from Phragmites australis chromosome 4, lpPhrAust1.1, whole genome shotgun sequence. Encoded proteins:
- the LOC133915353 gene encoding L-type lectin-domain containing receptor kinase SIT2-like; its protein translation is MVDMRCTRSLLAGVLLAGLIGVAVLGAGDDQFVYTGFTGAPLSLDGTAIITRTGLLELTNGTAQLQGHAVHPTPLRFQRTPGGPVRSFSASFVFGIIPPYSDLSGHGIVFFVGKDNFSSALPSQYLGLLNSQNNGNATNHIFGVELDTIQSTEFKDPNDNHVGIDINSLKSASVNTAGYYDDNTGAFHNLSLISGKPMQVWVDYDGESTQINVFLAPLKMAKPSKSLVSATHNLSEVLVDPAYVGFSSSTGTVRSFHYVLGWSFAMDGPAPAIDIASLPKLPRFGPKARSKVLDIVLPIATAAFVLSVVVVVVLLVRRRLKYAEVREDWEVEFGPHRFSYKDLFRATEGFKSKMLLGIGGFGRVYKGVLPKSKLEVAVKRVSHESRQGIKEFVAEVVSIGRLRHRNLVQLLGYCRRKGELLLVYDYMPNGSLDKYLYGHEDKATLDWAQRFRIIKGVASGLLYIHEDWEQVVIHRDIKASNVLLDSEMNGRLGDFGLARLYDHGADPQTTHVVGTMGYLAPELARTGKASPLTDVFAFGAFILEVTCGRRPVEQSMSDSRLMLVDWVLEHWQKESLSEVVDAKLQGKYDADEAILALKLGLLCSHPLPSVRPSMRQVMQYLEGDMPFPELTPSHLSFSMLTLMQNEGFDSFVMSASHPSSTAMSIGTMTGLSGGR